The following proteins are co-located in the Haliotis asinina isolate JCU_RB_2024 chromosome 13, JCU_Hal_asi_v2, whole genome shotgun sequence genome:
- the LOC137259527 gene encoding uncharacterized protein yields the protein MTTAALVYTLLARDVMLTTQSETFKTTSKLHCGQLCSSSSNCFSFFYHDTNRLCNLVDGIIRPGISATVQSTGFKYYSRPDPCIPPFIHFLDFNLCIKANVNKRNFEGARNSCQQYGGGLPILKDEFGLSFFITLVQGSGANTFIGGEEVAGVWRWLDGEAIPDMTKHIADKTCLEITRGGAMDPARCSIKKNYYCEIVMPTIAGAEY from the exons ATGACGACTGCAGCCCTGGTGTACACGTTGCTGGCAAGAGACGTCATGCTGACCACACAGTCAGAAACCTTCAAGACCACTAGCAAGCTGCACTGTGGACAGCTCTGCTCTTCTTCCTCTAACTGCTTCTCCTTCTTCTACCACGACACCAACAGACTCTGCAACCTCGTGGACGGTATCATTAGACCAGGCATCTCAGCGACAgtccagagtactggcttcaaGTACTACAGTCGACCAG ATCCGTGCATCCCGCCTTTCATCCACTTCCTGGACTTCAACCTGTGCATCAAGGCGAACGTCAACAAGCGGAACTTCGAGGGTGCTCGCAATAGCTGTCAGCAGTACGGGGGCGGATTGCCTATACTTAAGGACGAATTTGGATTGTCATTCTTTATCACGTTAGTGCAAGGAT CGGGGGCCAACACGTTCATCGGGGGTGAGGAGGTGGCTGGCGTCTGGCGCTGGCTCGATGGCGAGGCCATCCCCGATATGACCAAGCACATTGCTGATAAGACCTGCCTAGAGATTACTAGGGGTGGAGCCATGGATCCAGCTAGATGTTCCATAAAGAAGAACTACTACTGTGAGATCGTCATGCCCACAATAGCTGGCGCGGAATACTGA